One stretch of Niallia sp. XMNu-256 DNA includes these proteins:
- a CDS encoding MFS transporter: MDLKQSENNILKQPFFAKFWISRILSSTSFQMLSVAIGWQMYELTQDAFSLGMVGLAQFIPMLLLTLFVGQIADRYDRRRIVYISLVIEALTAAFLLLGSMGGWLGPGQILISAALIGACRAFEGPTANALLPQIVSKNILPRAISMSTTAIQTALILGPTIGGVLLAFGASTVYFLAAVALMVSALFTYLVKVEQVKNRKGATVSLRSFFLGLEYVKSKPVILGTISMDLFVVLLGGVTALLPIFVQDILQTGPWGLGLLRAAPAVGAIIVSVVLAYYPLKKSVGMILFGAIAVYGLATMVFAISTNLVLSLLALMVVGGSDVISMVIRSSLVQLQTPDELRGRVNAVNSLFTGTSFQMGEFRAGVMASFIGTVPTVFIGGIGSILVAGLWMYLFPSIRKLESLSKN; encoded by the coding sequence TTGGATTTGAAACAATCAGAGAACAATATACTTAAACAGCCATTTTTTGCAAAATTTTGGATTTCAAGAATTTTATCTTCTACTTCATTTCAAATGTTGTCTGTTGCCATCGGTTGGCAAATGTATGAGTTGACACAAGATGCTTTTAGTCTTGGAATGGTAGGGCTTGCACAGTTTATCCCCATGCTTTTATTAACCTTGTTTGTCGGGCAAATTGCGGATCGCTATGACCGCAGAAGAATCGTATACATAAGTTTAGTCATTGAAGCTTTGACCGCTGCTTTTCTTTTGCTCGGCAGTATGGGTGGTTGGCTAGGACCTGGTCAAATTCTAATTTCGGCAGCTTTAATTGGAGCATGTCGTGCTTTTGAAGGACCAACGGCGAATGCCTTATTGCCGCAAATCGTCTCGAAGAACATTTTGCCGCGTGCGATTTCTATGAGTACAACTGCGATTCAGACGGCTCTCATCCTCGGACCCACGATTGGTGGAGTGCTATTAGCCTTTGGTGCGTCAACTGTTTACTTTTTGGCAGCAGTTGCTTTAATGGTTTCAGCGCTTTTTACTTATTTAGTAAAAGTCGAGCAAGTAAAGAATCGAAAGGGAGCAACTGTATCACTACGTTCATTCTTTCTTGGTTTAGAATATGTGAAAAGTAAACCCGTCATTTTAGGAACGATTTCAATGGATCTTTTTGTTGTCCTTCTTGGAGGGGTCACAGCACTATTGCCGATATTTGTACAGGATATTTTACAAACGGGGCCATGGGGACTAGGACTGCTGAGGGCTGCACCTGCTGTTGGCGCGATAATTGTTTCAGTTGTATTGGCATATTATCCTTTGAAAAAGTCGGTTGGAATGATTTTATTTGGAGCTATAGCGGTGTACGGACTGGCAACGATGGTTTTTGCAATCTCAACGAACTTAGTTTTATCCTTGCTTGCTTTAATGGTTGTCGGTGGATCTGACGTTATTAGTATGGTGATCAGGTCTTCGCTTGTACAATTACAAACACCGGATGAATTACGGGGCCGAGTAAATGCAGTGAACTCGCTATTTACTGGGACATCCTTTCAAATGGGGGAATTTCGAGCAGGCGTGATGGCAAGTTTTATCGGAACGGTTCCAACCGTATTTATTGGCGGCATCGGATCCATCCTTGTTGCGGGACTATGGATGTATTTATTCCCTTCAATAAGAAAACTAGAGTCTTTATCTAAAAATTAA
- the galE gene encoding UDP-glucose 4-epimerase GalE, whose protein sequence is MSILVTGGAGYIGSHTCLELLNAGYKVVVVDNLNNSKVESLSRIKEITGKELSFYKVELLDKNEVERVFAENKIEAVVHFAGLKAVGESVRIPLYYYYNNIAGTLILCEIMNKFGIHKMVFSSSAAVYGEPQSVPISENVPLGPANPYGRTKLMIEEILQDLYISSPNWSIALLRYFNPIGAHPSGKIGEDPSGIPNNLMPYITQVAAGKLKELHIFGNDYPTSDGTGVRDYIHVVDIAKGHLKAVEKILTQTGVGAYNLGTGKGYSVLEMVNAFDRATGEKIPYKMVAPRPGDVASCYADPTKAIEELDWIAEKGMEEMCLDAWRWQKNNPNGNGD, encoded by the coding sequence GTGTCAATATTAGTAACAGGGGGAGCGGGCTATATTGGTAGCCATACATGCCTAGAGCTATTAAATGCAGGGTATAAAGTTGTAGTGGTTGATAACTTAAATAATAGTAAAGTTGAGTCTTTGTCCCGAATTAAGGAAATAACAGGAAAAGAGCTCTCTTTTTATAAAGTCGAACTTCTCGACAAGAACGAGGTAGAAAGGGTTTTTGCTGAAAACAAAATTGAGGCAGTGGTTCATTTTGCTGGCCTTAAAGCAGTCGGAGAATCCGTCCGAATTCCGTTGTATTATTATTATAATAATATAGCGGGTACATTGATTCTTTGCGAGATTATGAATAAGTTTGGAATCCATAAAATGGTGTTTAGTTCATCTGCTGCTGTTTATGGAGAGCCGCAAAGTGTTCCCATTTCGGAGAATGTTCCTTTGGGACCTGCGAATCCATATGGCCGGACCAAATTAATGATTGAAGAAATACTTCAGGATCTCTATATTTCGAGTCCGAACTGGAGTATTGCTTTATTACGTTATTTTAACCCAATCGGAGCTCATCCTAGTGGAAAGATTGGCGAAGATCCGAGTGGGATCCCAAATAATCTGATGCCCTATATTACACAAGTAGCAGCTGGAAAATTAAAGGAGCTCCATATATTTGGTAATGATTATCCAACCAGTGATGGAACAGGGGTAAGGGATTATATTCATGTAGTCGATATAGCAAAGGGACATTTGAAAGCAGTAGAAAAGATTTTGACACAAACAGGTGTAGGAGCCTATAATCTTGGCACTGGAAAAGGCTATAGTGTACTAGAAATGGTTAATGCGTTTGATAGAGCAACGGGAGAGAAGATTCCTTATAAGATGGTTGCTCCAAGACCTGGTGATGTAGCAAGTTGTTATGCAGATCCAACAAAGGCAATAGAAGAGTTAGACTGGATCGCTGAAAAAGGAATGGAAGAAATGTGTCTAGATGCTTGGAGATGGCAAAAGAACAATCCGAATGGCAACGGGGATTAA
- a CDS encoding glycosyltransferase family 4 protein: MRILHTLAQLPSKTGSGVYFTNMIKGLEGRAQQACLYGCYSDFEWNILPEDMQYQVLFPNEYCNFPLPGMSDVMPYESLIYGEMTPEMIKNWKKAFKPVVRQAVVDLKPDLIISHHLWFLTDFIRQWFPHIKVAAVSHGTDLRQAKKHPRLAEQYTKHIQDLDIIFTLSAEHIPSIKKIYGASEKQIHILGSGFNENNFYPVEKNKDKNLTIVYAGKIAESKGVFQLVDTFKTHLKHEKHVNLELYGTGDKEALDRLKEAIEPDPRIIYYGAVTQDVLGDIFRRHEVFVLPSYYEGLPLVVLESLACGMRVVVNDFPALREFLSGTINESGWIEYVKQPRLENIDQPVVEDLSSYCDRLAETLKRQMEQANESTDLPEKLHESIKRYSWTGLVERLWQTIHGGIGTISK, translated from the coding sequence ATGAGAATTTTACATACTCTAGCACAGCTGCCAAGTAAAACAGGTAGTGGGGTCTATTTTACAAATATGATTAAAGGACTTGAAGGCCGCGCCCAACAAGCTTGCCTATATGGGTGCTATTCAGATTTCGAATGGAATATATTACCGGAGGATATGCAATACCAAGTACTCTTTCCAAATGAATATTGCAATTTTCCGCTTCCGGGAATGAGTGATGTGATGCCATATGAAAGCTTGATTTATGGAGAAATGACGCCTGAAATGATTAAGAATTGGAAAAAAGCTTTTAAACCGGTAGTCCGCCAAGCGGTAGTTGATTTAAAACCGGATCTCATTATTTCCCATCATTTATGGTTTTTAACTGACTTCATCCGTCAATGGTTCCCACATATAAAAGTCGCAGCAGTTAGTCATGGAACGGATTTGCGTCAGGCAAAAAAGCATCCTCGTTTAGCGGAACAGTATACGAAACATATTCAAGATTTAGATATTATTTTTACACTGAGTGCAGAGCATATTCCCTCTATTAAAAAAATCTATGGTGCCTCTGAAAAACAAATTCACATATTAGGAAGCGGGTTTAACGAAAATAATTTTTATCCTGTTGAAAAAAATAAAGATAAAAATCTTACCATTGTCTATGCAGGAAAGATTGCCGAAAGTAAAGGTGTTTTTCAATTAGTTGACACATTTAAAACTCATCTTAAACATGAGAAACATGTAAACTTGGAGTTATATGGAACTGGAGATAAAGAAGCCCTAGACCGGTTAAAAGAAGCAATAGAACCGGATCCACGCATCATTTATTACGGAGCTGTCACTCAAGATGTATTGGGAGATATCTTCCGGAGACACGAAGTTTTTGTCTTGCCATCTTATTATGAAGGTCTTCCATTGGTTGTTTTGGAGAGTCTAGCCTGCGGGATGCGTGTCGTTGTGAATGATTTTCCTGCTTTAAGAGAGTTTTTAAGTGGAACGATTAATGAGAGCGGATGGATCGAATATGTAAAACAGCCTCGCTTAGAAAACATTGATCAGCCTGTTGTAGAGGATCTGTCTTCTTATTGTGACCGTCTTGCAGAAACATTAAAAAGACAAATGGAGCAGGCCAATGAAAGCACAGACCTTCCAGAGAAACTTCATGAAAGTATTAAAAGGTACTCTTGGACAGGCCTCGTTGAACGTCTATGGCAGACGATTCATGGAGGAATAGGTACTATATCCAAATAA
- a CDS encoding protein phosphatase 2C domain-containing protein: MKIEFCTDTVKKSNEDIFGITRFGAFVIDGASALTNKNYTPSGNDVNWMVNWWKKYLEENLDNTLYSIRELLKEGIDCFNNDYEKFVDLSTLKPYEQLSAGIAIVRESEEFLESYVLGDVEITIENGEGEFIAITDPSIKNLDDQVIRMMGRNEKRKDQVVFKDFTQEELDILRRNRSKMNEPGGYFILSHSKEAVDMGRYKTFPVESVERCLLATDGLAPLSMKYTKKSLLDRFREKGAKELIKELRNLEKTDRDLKNIGRLKTHDDATLIYLDFAL, translated from the coding sequence ATGAAAATCGAATTTTGTACAGATACTGTAAAGAAAAGCAATGAAGACATTTTCGGAATTACAAGGTTTGGTGCGTTTGTCATCGATGGTGCATCAGCCCTTACAAACAAAAACTACACCCCATCTGGAAACGATGTAAACTGGATGGTTAATTGGTGGAAAAAATATTTGGAAGAGAACCTCGATAATACATTGTATTCCATTCGTGAGCTTTTAAAGGAAGGTATCGACTGTTTTAATAACGATTATGAAAAATTTGTTGACCTTTCAACACTTAAGCCCTATGAGCAACTGTCAGCAGGAATTGCCATCGTTAGAGAAAGTGAAGAGTTTCTGGAATCTTATGTGTTGGGGGATGTAGAAATTACCATTGAGAACGGTGAAGGAGAGTTTATCGCTATTACCGACCCCTCCATTAAGAATCTTGATGACCAGGTTATACGGATGATGGGCAGAAACGAAAAAAGAAAGGACCAGGTTGTTTTCAAGGATTTTACGCAAGAGGAACTTGATATTCTTAGAAGAAACAGATCTAAAATGAACGAGCCCGGAGGCTATTTTATATTGAGTCACAGCAAAGAAGCGGTTGATATGGGGAGATACAAAACATTCCCCGTTGAATCTGTTGAAAGATGCCTGCTTGCGACGGATGGATTGGCACCCTTAAGTATGAAGTATACAAAAAAGAGCCTTCTTGATCGGTTTCGAGAAAAAGGTGCCAAAGAACTTATTAAAGAACTGAGAAATCTGGAGAAGACAGACAGAGACTTGAAAAACATAGGCAGACTGAAAACCCATGACGATGCAACACTGATTTATCTGGATTTTGCTTTGTGA
- a CDS encoding cation:dicarboxylase symporter family transporter, producing the protein MKKFRLSLASQIFIGLILGIVVGGLFYGNETAQSILQPFGDLFIRLIKMIVVPIVLSTIIVAIAGVGDLKSVGKLGGKSLAYFIAMTFIAIAVGLISANIFQPGAGLNMDSLQQSDISGYVQTSEEQEGKSIADTLLHIVPTNPIQAMVEGDMLAIIFFAVVFGLGVAAIGDKGKPVLRFFEGTANAMFYVTNLFMKYAPIGVFALLGVTISKYGFASLIPLGKLALTVYGTMIFFVFIVLGLMAKMVGFSIFKLLKMIKEELILAFSTSSSETVLPRIMDKMEKAGSPKHIASFVIPTGYSFNLDGSVLYQAIASLFVAQMFGIELSIWQQITLMLVLMVTSKGMAGVPGVSFVVLLATFSTIGLPAEGLAFIAGIDRILDMGRTAVNVVGNSLAAIVVAKWEGQFNPPIEEEEEELVERVS; encoded by the coding sequence ATGAAGAAATTTAGATTAAGTTTAGCAAGTCAAATATTTATTGGTCTAATTTTAGGGATTGTTGTCGGTGGTCTTTTCTACGGCAACGAAACAGCACAAAGTATTTTACAGCCATTTGGTGATCTATTTATCCGTTTAATTAAAATGATTGTGGTTCCTATTGTACTGTCTACTATTATCGTTGCCATTGCTGGGGTTGGTGATTTAAAGTCTGTTGGTAAACTTGGCGGCAAATCGCTAGCTTATTTTATTGCTATGACTTTTATTGCGATTGCGGTTGGTCTTATTTCCGCTAATATTTTCCAACCTGGTGCGGGACTAAACATGGACAGCCTACAGCAAAGTGATATTTCAGGTTATGTCCAAACATCGGAAGAGCAAGAAGGCAAATCGATTGCTGACACCTTACTACATATTGTACCTACAAACCCGATCCAAGCGATGGTAGAGGGCGATATGTTAGCGATCATCTTCTTTGCTGTTGTATTTGGTCTTGGAGTCGCAGCCATTGGTGATAAAGGAAAACCAGTCCTTAGATTCTTTGAAGGTACAGCAAATGCTATGTTCTATGTGACTAATCTCTTTATGAAGTATGCACCTATTGGTGTGTTTGCGTTACTCGGTGTCACTATTTCTAAGTATGGGTTTGCATCACTAATTCCATTAGGAAAGTTAGCCCTTACGGTATATGGAACGATGATTTTCTTTGTTTTTATCGTGTTAGGTTTGATGGCCAAAATGGTTGGATTTAGTATCTTTAAATTATTAAAGATGATTAAAGAAGAATTAATTTTGGCGTTTTCAACCTCAAGTTCGGAAACGGTGCTTCCGAGAATTATGGACAAAATGGAGAAAGCAGGAAGTCCGAAACACATTGCTTCTTTCGTTATTCCAACAGGTTACTCATTTAACCTCGATGGGTCTGTTTTATATCAAGCGATTGCATCGTTATTTGTTGCGCAAATGTTTGGGATCGAACTAAGCATTTGGCAACAAATTACATTAATGTTAGTGTTGATGGTTACATCGAAAGGGATGGCTGGAGTACCAGGCGTATCCTTTGTCGTGTTACTCGCTACATTTAGTACGATTGGATTACCTGCAGAAGGGTTAGCGTTCATTGCTGGGATTGACCGTATTCTTGATATGGGACGTACCGCTGTTAACGTTGTGGGGAACTCACTAGCAGCCATTGTTGTTGCTAAATGGGAAGGTCAATTCAACCCTCCAATCGAAGAAGAAGAAGAAGAATTGGTTGAACGGGTTTCATAA
- a CDS encoding S8 family serine peptidase — MKTVLVKTLLAVTLGLGLVAGGATSSLAVNNQSTETKGKNLYVVAFKKELPKDYAEIIEQAGGQVVKVLPEVGGIQAQSNDPAFLNNLKKLKSIEVASKEMPLALNQPSTISNLAQTASINEQESLWDAQWDIQRVTNNGKSYEIETGGYVNDQGETVHKAVVGVIDTGIDPAHPDLQKNNLGGRNLVPAGMDETETGDPNDIIDRNGHGTHVSGIIAANGKLKGVGPDLGIRTYRVFFSEDALTLPSVIIDGIIAATDDEVDVINMSLRLYNTSKTIIEGETYKTTADTLLWKRAVQYALKNGVTVVGGSGNESLNLDDKKGVTAYLNTLYEPFGITLKGPSTVVPAQMPGVINVSASNKWSKQELAFFSNYGNSAIDVAAPGGDLGAKYAETYDPATADMTSMILSTWPTYLGTPYVYNAGTSMAAPQVAGIAGVIKAANPDLKPAQVSAIINQTAIDYGKPGQDALFGSGEANAYRALMNIKK, encoded by the coding sequence ATGAAGACTGTTTTAGTAAAGACTTTGCTTGCCGTGACATTGGGGTTAGGTTTAGTTGCAGGAGGTGCGACATCAAGTTTAGCTGTTAATAATCAATCAACGGAAACAAAGGGAAAAAACTTGTATGTGGTTGCATTTAAAAAAGAGTTGCCAAAGGATTATGCAGAAATAATCGAACAAGCAGGTGGACAAGTGGTAAAAGTACTCCCAGAAGTGGGGGGGATCCAAGCACAGTCCAATGATCCTGCCTTTCTAAATAATCTCAAAAAGCTAAAGTCGATTGAGGTTGCCAGTAAAGAAATGCCACTTGCATTAAATCAACCATCAACCATTTCAAATCTAGCACAAACAGCTTCCATCAATGAGCAAGAAAGTTTATGGGATGCCCAATGGGATATTCAAAGAGTGACGAATAATGGGAAATCGTATGAAATAGAAACGGGTGGATATGTAAATGATCAGGGAGAAACGGTACATAAAGCAGTAGTTGGGGTTATTGATACAGGGATTGACCCTGCACATCCAGATCTACAGAAAAATAATCTTGGAGGAAGGAATCTTGTTCCAGCTGGAATGGATGAAACGGAAACGGGAGACCCAAATGATATCATAGACCGAAATGGACATGGTACGCATGTGTCTGGAATCATTGCAGCAAATGGGAAACTGAAAGGGGTAGGACCAGACCTCGGGATTCGTACTTATCGAGTATTCTTTTCAGAAGACGCTCTTACTCTACCATCCGTGATCATAGATGGCATTATTGCTGCCACAGATGATGAGGTAGACGTCATCAATATGTCTCTAAGACTTTATAACACTTCGAAAACAATCATTGAAGGAGAGACCTATAAAACAACAGCCGATACGCTGCTATGGAAGCGAGCGGTCCAATACGCACTGAAGAATGGCGTAACGGTAGTAGGGGGAAGTGGGAATGAGAGCTTGAACTTGGATGACAAAAAAGGGGTAACTGCTTATTTAAACACGCTATATGAACCATTTGGTATCACCCTCAAGGGACCGTCAACGGTTGTACCGGCACAAATGCCAGGAGTGATCAATGTATCTGCTTCAAACAAATGGTCGAAACAGGAGCTGGCCTTTTTCTCCAATTATGGAAATAGTGCAATTGATGTGGCAGCTCCGGGGGGAGATCTTGGAGCCAAATATGCTGAAACATATGATCCAGCTACAGCTGATATGACTAGCATGATTCTTAGTACATGGCCTACTTACTTGGGAACGCCTTATGTTTATAACGCGGGAACATCGATGGCTGCTCCTCAAGTAGCTGGAATTGCAGGGGTTATTAAAGCAGCAAATCCTGATTTAAAACCAGCACAAGTATCAGCTATTATTAATCAAACTGCGATTGACTACGGAAAACCAGGACAAGATGCCTTATTTGGTTCAGGAGAAGCCAACGCGTATCGGGCGTTGATGAATATAAAGAAATAG
- a CDS encoding alpha/beta hydrolase, producing MKLSYQEYGDKNAPLIVFLHGGGVSSWMWDKQIQYFRHYHCIAIDLPEQGESKNTENFSIQLSAEKVNQLIENIADGKEVIVIGFSKGVQVTIQMLSLHRNLIHYAIINSALVKPNPFIRKMISPSVKLFFPIVKNKSFSQLQAKTLYIDDEYFVTYYKETSQMKSETFIRILEENMSFEIPNGFNRAAGKILVTVGEKEKAVMKKSAIDVVLSNPNCTGIIIPNVGHGIPLGNPHYFNEMVEKWLQEGSLPQNVEIID from the coding sequence TTGAAATTGAGTTATCAAGAGTATGGAGATAAGAACGCTCCATTAATTGTGTTTTTGCATGGTGGTGGGGTTAGTAGTTGGATGTGGGATAAACAAATCCAATACTTCCGTCATTATCATTGCATTGCAATCGATTTACCAGAACAAGGAGAAAGTAAAAATACCGAAAACTTTTCTATTCAATTAAGTGCAGAAAAAGTAAATCAATTAATTGAAAATATAGCGGATGGTAAAGAAGTTATAGTAATAGGGTTCTCTAAAGGTGTCCAAGTAACGATTCAAATGTTAAGCCTTCACCGTAATTTAATTCATTATGCGATTATAAACAGTGCATTAGTAAAACCTAATCCATTTATTAGAAAAATGATAAGTCCTTCTGTAAAGTTATTTTTTCCAATCGTTAAAAATAAATCCTTTTCACAACTACAAGCTAAAACACTTTATATTGATGATGAATACTTTGTTACGTATTATAAGGAAACTTCTCAAATGAAGTCTGAGACTTTTATAAGAATATTAGAGGAAAACATGTCATTTGAAATTCCTAACGGTTTTAATAGAGCAGCAGGCAAGATATTAGTGACTGTTGGTGAAAAGGAAAAAGCAGTAATGAAAAAATCAGCGATAGATGTAGTATTAAGTAATCCGAATTGTACAGGGATAATAATCCCAAACGTTGGTCACGGAATACCATTGGGAAACCCTCATTACTTTAACGAGATGGTAGAAAAATGGTTGCAGGAAGGCTCTTTACCACAAAACGTGGAAATAATTGATTAA
- a CDS encoding NERD domain-containing protein, translating into MIFLVFSLLFLLIMTILTIWVGANFASLKGAYGEKQVSKLLRSLDLNHNTLLNDLYIPKQDGTTTQIDHVLISDKGLFVIETKNYNGWIFGSQNSKYWTQVIYKRKEKFYNPIWQNSGHIKELRHFLGDAFSDIPIYSLIVFGKQATLKFNKPFYGVNVIKIRDLLSVIKYISSDHTISSSTRKKIHQLLSSTYIMDKKEKKAQKIEHVTIIKQNINKQNHKVISNICPQCGGQLVSRKGKYGNFRGCNNYPNCRFTA; encoded by the coding sequence ATGATTTTTCTTGTATTTTCATTACTCTTTTTATTGATTATGACGATTCTTACTATTTGGGTTGGAGCTAATTTCGCTAGTTTAAAAGGGGCTTACGGTGAAAAGCAGGTTTCTAAACTCCTACGATCTTTAGACCTTAATCATAATACTCTTCTAAATGATTTATATATTCCAAAACAAGATGGAACCACCACTCAAATCGACCATGTCCTTATTTCCGACAAAGGATTGTTTGTGATTGAAACGAAGAATTATAATGGATGGATTTTCGGCTCGCAGAACAGTAAGTATTGGACACAAGTAATATATAAACGTAAAGAAAAATTCTACAATCCCATTTGGCAAAATTCTGGACATATAAAAGAATTACGACATTTTCTCGGAGATGCATTCAGTGACATTCCGATTTACTCCCTTATCGTTTTCGGCAAACAAGCTACTTTGAAATTTAACAAACCGTTTTATGGTGTGAATGTCATTAAAATACGTGATTTATTATCTGTAATAAAGTACATATCAAGTGATCATACGATTTCCTCTTCCACTAGGAAAAAAATCCATCAGTTGCTTTCGTCCACCTATATAATGGATAAAAAGGAGAAAAAAGCTCAGAAAATAGAACACGTGACCATAATTAAACAAAATATAAATAAACAGAATCATAAAGTTATCTCAAACATTTGTCCACAGTGCGGTGGTCAACTTGTGTCAAGGAAAGGAAAATATGGAAATTTTCGAGGTTGCAACAATTACCCAAATTGTAGGTTTACGGCTTAA
- a CDS encoding DUF5634 family protein — MDYQSREQIVNGLQQSFEPYLNKYGLERIGIFEEEGQDECYYIGYTTQKDGKTYHVHLPFHKDNNGGLIPIDQKWTVESDNPQEKDLKEFEDLDHVFREIY; from the coding sequence GTGGATTATCAATCACGCGAACAAATTGTGAATGGTTTGCAGCAATCCTTTGAACCCTACTTAAATAAGTACGGCCTTGAAAGGATCGGTATTTTTGAAGAAGAAGGACAAGATGAGTGCTACTATATTGGATATACCACTCAGAAAGATGGCAAAACTTACCATGTCCACCTTCCTTTTCATAAAGATAATAATGGCGGGTTAATCCCTATTGATCAGAAGTGGACGGTAGAATCAGACAATCCGCAGGAAAAAGATCTGAAAGAATTTGAAGATCTCGATCATGTATTCCGCGAAATATACTAA
- a CDS encoding amidohydrolase, with amino-acid sequence MRSKLMEMLESRKDEMIEIRRHLHENPELSFKEEKTAQYIVDFYKGKDVDVQSNVGNGYGIIVTIKGGKPGKNIGLRADFDALPIVEETDVPYKSKNEGVMHACGHDGHTAYLLVLADCLIQLKDEIPGTIKIIHQHAEEVPPGGAKSIVESGVLDDLDHVFGIHLLPMGPAGVVGYHAGYSFNGRAYMKLVIQGRGGHGSSPHLANDAIVAGAHFVTATQTIISRRLNPFDVGVITIGSFDGKGTFNVIKDSVELEGDIRYMTIETRELIAKEIKRLAKGLEEEFGVTCDLTYENDYPPVYNDPEVTEKVAQFLKEANDKDIQEVKEFPALPPSEDFAYYAEKFPSCFFYIACTPKGVEKPYFNHNPKFDIDEDALLVAAKAVGYVVCGFYELD; translated from the coding sequence ATGAGAAGTAAATTAATGGAAATGTTAGAATCACGTAAAGATGAAATGATTGAAATTCGCAGACATCTCCATGAAAATCCAGAACTTTCCTTTAAAGAGGAAAAAACAGCTCAATATATTGTAGATTTTTATAAAGGCAAAGATGTAGACGTTCAGTCAAATGTAGGAAATGGATATGGAATCATTGTGACTATTAAAGGTGGAAAACCTGGAAAAAACATTGGCTTGCGCGCTGATTTCGATGCACTCCCAATCGTAGAAGAAACAGATGTACCTTATAAGTCAAAAAACGAAGGCGTCATGCATGCTTGTGGTCATGATGGTCATACTGCCTATTTGTTAGTCTTAGCCGACTGTCTCATTCAATTAAAAGATGAAATACCAGGGACCATTAAAATTATTCATCAGCATGCGGAAGAAGTTCCTCCGGGCGGTGCAAAAAGCATTGTCGAATCAGGCGTACTCGATGATTTAGATCATGTATTTGGCATCCACTTGTTACCAATGGGCCCAGCCGGAGTTGTGGGATATCACGCTGGATATTCTTTCAACGGACGAGCTTACATGAAGTTAGTGATTCAAGGCAGAGGCGGGCATGGTTCTTCCCCACATTTAGCGAATGATGCGATTGTAGCGGGTGCTCATTTTGTGACAGCCACTCAAACCATCATTAGTCGACGCTTAAATCCTTTTGATGTGGGTGTCATTACCATTGGTTCTTTCGATGGAAAAGGAACCTTTAATGTCATAAAAGATAGCGTCGAGCTTGAAGGCGATATCCGATATATGACGATTGAAACAAGAGAACTCATTGCAAAAGAAATCAAACGACTCGCAAAAGGATTGGAAGAAGAATTTGGTGTTACCTGTGACCTCACGTACGAGAATGATTATCCACCGGTATACAATGATCCGGAAGTAACCGAAAAAGTAGCCCAATTTCTAAAAGAAGCCAATGATAAGGATATTCAAGAAGTGAAAGAATTTCCTGCATTGCCTCCATCTGAAGATTTTGCTTACTATGCTGAAAAATTCCCTTCTTGCTTCTTTTACATTGCTTGTACGCCCAAAGGAGTCGAAAAACCATATTTTAACCATAACCCTAAATTTGACATTGATGAAGACGCCCTACTAGTAGCAGCCAAAGCAGTAGGTTATGTCGTTTGTGGGTTTTATGAATTAGATTAA